Proteins found in one Rhizomicrobium sp. genomic segment:
- a CDS encoding D-amino-acid transaminase, which translates to MSKGWNGRPPAGRIAYVDGRYVRHGSAAVHVEDRGLQLGDAVYEVCGVDDGFLMDEDEHLDRLERSLREIEIALPMPRNALKLVMRELVRRNGVRNGLLYLQISRGVARRDHPIPKAAPRPSLILTARSVPPGEFEKRRQDGVTVISRPDERWGRRDIKTVQLLPNLLAKTAARRAGAYEAWLVDAAGFVTEGSSTNAWIVDAQGNLRTRPLSHAILPGVTRRVILEAAEAAQLPVVQEAFSLDETHTAREAFISSATGVMPVVAINGRPVGNGKPGPVTRRVQELYGLTSAGRAAKTGT; encoded by the coding sequence GTGAGCAAGGGTTGGAACGGCCGCCCGCCGGCCGGGCGCATCGCCTATGTCGATGGCCGCTATGTGCGCCACGGCAGCGCCGCGGTGCATGTCGAGGATCGCGGGCTCCAGCTCGGCGACGCGGTCTATGAGGTTTGCGGCGTTGACGACGGCTTTCTGATGGACGAGGACGAGCATCTCGACCGTCTCGAACGCTCGCTGCGCGAAATCGAGATCGCCTTGCCGATGCCGCGCAATGCGCTGAAGCTCGTCATGCGCGAGCTGGTCCGCCGCAACGGCGTGCGCAACGGCTTGCTCTATCTGCAGATATCCCGCGGCGTCGCCCGCCGCGACCACCCGATTCCCAAGGCCGCGCCGCGCCCAAGCCTCATCCTGACGGCGCGGTCGGTTCCGCCGGGAGAGTTCGAGAAGCGCCGGCAGGACGGGGTGACGGTCATCTCGCGTCCCGACGAGCGCTGGGGCCGCCGCGACATCAAGACCGTCCAGCTCCTGCCCAATCTCCTGGCCAAGACCGCGGCACGGCGGGCAGGGGCCTATGAGGCCTGGCTGGTGGACGCGGCGGGGTTCGTCACCGAGGGCAGTTCGACCAATGCCTGGATCGTCGACGCCCAAGGGAACTTGCGGACCCGCCCGCTCAGCCATGCCATCCTGCCGGGGGTCACAAGGCGGGTGATCCTGGAGGCGGCGGAGGCAGCCCAGCTACCCGTTGTGCAGGAAGCCTTCTCCCTGGATGAAACCCATACCGCCCGTGAGGCTTTCATTTCGTCGGCGACCGGCGTCATGCCGGTCGTCGCGATCAACGGCCGTCCGGTCGGCAACGGCAAACCCGGCCCGGTGACGCGGCGGGTGCAGGAACTCTACGGCCTGACTTCGGCGGGGCGCGCCGCGAAAACGGGCACTTAG
- the hflX gene encoding GTPase HflX, whose translation MRTAFVIHVEPKARAAGARLDRDAQARLEEAIGLTAAIGLHVVESLIVPLVRPTPATLIGSGKVEEIAGQAKALEPEVIIVNAQLSPVQQRNLEKAWSTKVLDRTALILEIFGERARTHEGRLQVELAHLSYQRSRLVRSWTHLERQRGGFGFLGGPGESQIETDRRLINDRIVRIKKDLESVKRTRGLQRQARKRVPYPVIALVGYTNAGKSTLFNKLTSADVLAKDLLFATLDPTMRGLKLPNGTRAVLSDTVGFIADLPTELIAAFRATLEEVLEADVIVHVRDASHAESAAQKADVLKVLADLGVETDGERPFIEVLNKIDRIEPDVRAGLLAGNARAGGPVAVSALTGDGLDQLLRRFESEVTHANIQYRLTLPHADGEGLAWAYRHAQVRERREAKSGVELLLTIPPQETARFEARFGKNLSTE comes from the coding sequence GTGCGCACCGCCTTTGTCATTCATGTCGAGCCGAAAGCGCGCGCCGCCGGTGCACGCCTCGATCGCGACGCGCAGGCGCGTCTCGAAGAGGCGATCGGCCTGACGGCGGCGATCGGGCTTCATGTCGTTGAGAGCTTGATCGTGCCGCTGGTGCGGCCGACGCCGGCGACGCTGATCGGCAGCGGCAAGGTCGAGGAGATCGCGGGGCAGGCGAAAGCGCTTGAGCCGGAAGTGATCATCGTCAACGCCCAATTGTCGCCGGTACAGCAGCGCAATCTGGAAAAGGCCTGGAGCACGAAGGTCCTCGACCGCACCGCGCTGATCCTCGAGATCTTCGGCGAGCGGGCGCGCACCCATGAGGGCCGGCTGCAGGTCGAACTGGCGCATCTGAGCTATCAGCGTTCGCGGCTGGTCCGGTCGTGGACCCATTTGGAGCGGCAGCGCGGCGGCTTCGGCTTTCTCGGCGGTCCTGGCGAAAGCCAGATCGAGACCGACCGGCGGCTGATCAACGACCGCATCGTCCGCATCAAGAAGGATCTCGAAAGCGTCAAGCGGACGCGCGGACTGCAGCGCCAGGCGCGCAAGCGCGTGCCTTATCCGGTGATCGCGCTGGTCGGCTACACCAATGCCGGCAAGTCGACGCTGTTCAACAAGCTGACCTCCGCCGACGTTCTCGCCAAGGACCTCTTGTTCGCGACGCTCGATCCGACCATGCGCGGCCTGAAGCTGCCGAACGGGACGCGGGCCGTGCTGTCCGACACGGTGGGCTTCATCGCCGACCTGCCGACCGAGCTGATCGCCGCCTTCCGCGCCACGCTGGAAGAGGTGCTGGAGGCCGATGTGATCGTCCATGTCCGCGATGCCAGCCATGCCGAGAGCGCCGCCCAGAAGGCCGACGTGCTGAAGGTCCTGGCCGACCTCGGGGTCGAGACCGATGGCGAACGCCCCTTCATCGAAGTCCTCAACAAGATCGACCGGATCGAGCCGGACGTGCGCGCCGGCCTCTTGGCCGGCAACGCGCGGGCCGGCGGACCGGTCGCGGTGTCGGCGCTGACGGGCGATGGCCTCGACCAGCTTTTGCGCCGGTTCGAGAGCGAGGTGACACATGCCAACATCCAGTATCGCCTGACGCTGCCGCACGCCGATGGCGAGGGACTGGCCTGGGCCTATCGCCATGCCCAGGTGCGCGAGCGGCGTGAAGCCAAGTCCGGCGTCGAGCTTCTGCTCACAATCCCTCCACAGGAGACGGCCCGCTTCGAAGCGCGCTTCGGGAAGAATTTGTCGACAGAGTAG
- the hfq gene encoding RNA chaperone Hfq: protein MSEKQQNLQDTFLNAVRKSKSAVTIFLVNGVKLQGNITWFDNFCVLLRRDGQAQLVYKHAISTVMPLGPIQLQEETAAEKENA from the coding sequence ATGAGCGAAAAACAACAAAATCTGCAAGACACGTTCTTGAATGCAGTCCGAAAAAGCAAATCGGCCGTTACGATCTTTCTGGTCAACGGCGTAAAGCTTCAGGGGAACATCACGTGGTTCGACAATTTCTGCGTTCTTCTGCGCCGGGACGGCCAGGCGCAGCTCGTCTACAAGCACGCGATCTCGACCGTCATGCCGCTGGGACCGATCCAGCTGCAGGAGGAGACGGCGGCCGAGAAGGAAAACGCATAA